ACTGTTGCTGCATACTCTAACATGTCGTTTACACTTTGACCGTATTTTTTCTTTAAGCGATTGATTTCATTCAATCTTGATTCAATGGAATCGAGCTCTTCTTCACTAAACTCTAACCCATCAAGTTGATTCCGAACCCCATGAGCCAACTCTTCTACCATGTAGTAATGATTTGCTAACTCTTCTGCTTTCTTCGCAATTTCATCATCATAAGCCCTAGCGTTCTCAAGAGAGGACAATGCAAGGGATAACCAATCCAAAGCTTTCTGTTCACCATACAGGGCGTTATATCCATCATTAAGCCCTTTATAAATTTTTTCGTGATTCATTAAACGGTTGCGTTGTTCTCCGAGTTCATCATCTTCTCCAGGCTTTAAATTAGCCTGATCTAATTCATTGTATTGGAATTCTAACAAATCAAGACGTTGTGCCATTTCTTGTTCGTTCTCACTTAATTCTTTATATCGTTTTTTTAAAGCGTCGAACTCCTTGTATAACTCCAAATAGTCTAATTTTGCTTGTCCAATTTGTTCCCGGTCGAATAAGTCCAATAATTCTATATGTCGATCCACATCCATTAAGGATTGCGTCTCGTGCTGGGTATGTATATCAATTAGAGTCTGGCCAAATTCCCGCAAGATTGCAAGCGTTACAAGCTTTCCGTTGACGCGACAAATACTCTTCCCATTGGCACTAATGGTACGATTTAGTACAAGCATTCCATCTTCTGCGATATCTACACCGAATAATTCAGCTTTACTATAGGCCTGATGGCGATCATGATCAAGAAAGAATAAGCCTTCAATTTCAGCTTTCTTCGTCCCATAGCGAACAAATTCAGCAGAACCTCGACCTCCTGTAAGCAGTTGAATAGCATCAATGATAATGGACTTCCCTGCACCTGTCTCTCCAGTCAGCACGGTTAAGCCTTCTCTAAATTGAATGGAAACTTCATCGATTATAGCAAAATCTTTTATGGATAATTCAGCTAACACAAGCTAGCACCTCAACTTTTCCAAAATGATTAAAGCATATCAAGAAAACGATCTCGAATTTGTTTAGAGTCCTCCTCTGTGCGGCAGATAATTAAACACGTGTCATCTCCGCAAATCGTCCCTAGGATTTCATCCCACTCCAGGTTGTCAACGAGCGCGCCAACGGCATTCGCATTCCCTGGCAAGGTTTTCATTACTATAAAATGCCCAGCGGTATCAATTCGAACAAATGCATCTATCATTAGCCTTTTTAACTTCTCAAGCGGATTAAACCGCTGATCCGCCGGAAGGCTGTATTTATATCGACCATCCACCATTGGGACTTTTACTAAATGCAGTTCTTTAATATCCCGCGATACAGTAGCCTGAGTCACATTGTAACCAAGGCTTTTCAAACGATCGACCAGGTCATCTTGGGTTTCAATGTCTTTCTCAGCAATTAATTCCCTGATCTTAATATGTCGTTGCCCCTTATTCATCATATCTCCCTCTCTTCTTTCCCGATTCAGGGAAGGATCAATCCATTCGATCAGTCACGATGCGGTGAACATCTCATAAACGTTCAAAATGGGACCACACAACGTAGCCCCATTTGATGATAATCTATTCACAAATTAATGGGCGTTGTGGGCTTCACGCACGATCTGTTCCACATCGACACTAGGGCGAATCATACCCTTTGCTTCACCCATCCAACGTAAATGAGCTAAGAACTCGATATTTCCATCCCCACCGGTAATAGGGGAATAAGTCACCTCTTCTACGACATATCCTGTCTTAGAAGAAAATTCTAACATATCGAAGAGCACCATTTTATGAACCTTGGGATCACGGACAATCCCCTTCTTTCCAACTTGTTCACGCCCTGCCTCGAATTGCGGCTTAATGAGTGCAACCACATCGCCACCTTCTTCTAGCAGCGTCCCAAGCACAGGTAAAATCAATTTAAGTGAAATGAAGGAGACATCAATGGATGCTACATTTGGCGCGCCTTCTGTAAGGTCCTCAGAGGTTACATAACGGAAGTTAGTACGCTCCATGACCGTGACCCGCTCATCGTTGCGCAAAGACCAAGCTAACTGATTATACCCTACATCAATCGCATAACTTTGCTTGGCCCCATTTTGTAAAGCACAATCCGTAAAACCACCTGTGGAAGAACCAATGTCAATTAAAATTTTATCCTGAACGGTAAGGTCGAAATCCTGCAGAGCCTTTTCTAACTTAAGGCCTCCCCTACTCACGTACGGAATAGCTTTCCCTTTTACATGGAGAGGGATAGATTCATCCACTTTAACTCCAGGCTTATCTAATTTTATGGTTTCTGAGAAGACTAAACCAGCCATTATTGTTCGTTTTGCTTTCTCTCGTGTCTCGATTAGTCCTCGTTCCACAAGAAGTGTATCAAGTCTTACTTTTTTCGTCATTGCTTCAAGCCCTTTGCTTTTGTTCTGGTAATATTTTTTTTATATTTGTAACGATATTTTCAGATGTAAGGCCAATTTCTTGATAAAGTTCTTTTACGCTACCATGCTCAATAAAGCGATCAGGAACACCCATGCGGTGGATTACCTGATTGTAGTATTGTTGTTCTTCTGCGAATTCTAACACTCCACTACCGAAGCCGCCTTTTAAAACAGCTTCTTCAATTGTAAGTATAGGCATGGAACGCTTCATTAAGTCATGGAGCATCGCTTCATCCATCGGCTTAATAAACCTTGCATTAATGACCTTAACTGAAATACCTTGCTTTCTTAGTTCTTCGCTCGCCTTAAGAGCCATAGGAATGGTGGTTCCAAATGTAAGAATCGCTGCGTCTGTACCTTCTTGAAGTACCTCCCAGGATCCAATCGGAAGCGCCTTAAGCTCCTCATCCATTTCTACGCCTAGTCCATTTCCTCTTGGATAACGAACAGCAATCGGACCATCGTCATATTCAAACGCGGTATGAACCATATGCTGACCTTCATTCTCATCTTTCGGCATCATAATGGTCATATTCGGAAGGTGCCGTAGAAAGGCGATATCAAACACACCCTGGTGCGTTTCACCGTCAGCTCCGACTAAACCTGCACGGTCAATACCAAACGTTACGTTTAGATTTTGACGACACACGTCGTGTACCAATTGATCATAGCCACGTTGCATAAAGGTAGAATAAATGGCAAGGAACGGCTTCATACCTTGTGTTGCGATTCCGGCAGCCACTGTCGTCGCATGTTGTTCTGCTATCCCCACATCAAATAGTCGATCAGGAAATTCTTCTCCGAATTTCTCAAGCTTTGATCCAAGAATCATAGCTGGGGTAATGGCAGCAATACGGTTGTCCGTTCGCGCTTTCTTCCTGAGTGTCTCACTAATGACTTCACTCCACGCAGGCGGTGCATCCGTTGGCTTAATTTTCTCTCCGGATTCAATCTTATAAGGTCCTACTCCATGCCACTTATCCTTTTGATCACTCTCAGCAGGATGATAACCTTTCCCTTTCTGAGTCATAACGTGGACAAGGACTGGTCCTTCAGTCTTTTTAGCATACTGTAGGTTCTCCATTAAATCTTCAAAGTTATGGCCGTCTACAGGTCCATAATACGTAAAACCGAGCTCCTCAAAGAACATCCCAGGTAGCATGAAGTATTTCATGCTATCTTTCAATCGTTCAGCTGCATTCGCAAGCTTCCCGCCTACTGCTGGAATACGCTTTAACACCCATTCCATTTCATCTTTGACCCAGTGATATTTACGAGCACTTCTCATACGCCCTAATACATTATGAAGGGCGCCTACATTCTGAGCAATCGACATTTCATTGTCATTTAAGATTACAGTAACGTTCTTCTTCTCAT
The nucleotide sequence above comes from Pontibacillus chungwhensis. Encoded proteins:
- the recN gene encoding DNA repair protein RecN; the protein is MLAELSIKDFAIIDEVSIQFREGLTVLTGETGAGKSIIIDAIQLLTGGRGSAEFVRYGTKKAEIEGLFFLDHDRHQAYSKAELFGVDIAEDGMLVLNRTISANGKSICRVNGKLVTLAILREFGQTLIDIHTQHETQSLMDVDRHIELLDLFDREQIGQAKLDYLELYKEFDALKKRYKELSENEQEMAQRLDLLEFQYNELDQANLKPGEDDELGEQRNRLMNHEKIYKGLNDGYNALYGEQKALDWLSLALSSLENARAYDDEIAKKAEELANHYYMVEELAHGVRNQLDGLEFSEEELDSIESRLNEINRLKKKYGQSVNDMLEYAATVEEEIDQIKNKDTHVSKLEQSIQEKAEDIALEAKQLHEVREQAASALTDAIQEELKDLHLEKAAFGVDFSSSEGSAQDPVIDGKPVKIGQNGYDLVKFMITTNPGEPLKDIHKVASGGELSRIMLALKRIFSKHQGVTSVIFDEVDTGVSGRVAQAIAEKIHGISSSSQVLCISHLPQVAAMADTHLYIRKEVENDRTKTIVEELDVSNKVEELSRMISGAEMTETTKDHATELLDLAEKFKKQHV
- the ahrC gene encoding transcriptional regulator AhrC/ArgR, coding for MNKGQRHIKIRELIAEKDIETQDDLVDRLKSLGYNVTQATVSRDIKELHLVKVPMVDGRYKYSLPADQRFNPLEKLKRLMIDAFVRIDTAGHFIVMKTLPGNANAVGALVDNLEWDEILGTICGDDTCLIICRTEEDSKQIRDRFLDML
- a CDS encoding TlyA family RNA methyltransferase encodes the protein MTKKVRLDTLLVERGLIETREKAKRTIMAGLVFSETIKLDKPGVKVDESIPLHVKGKAIPYVSRGGLKLEKALQDFDLTVQDKILIDIGSSTGGFTDCALQNGAKQSYAIDVGYNQLAWSLRNDERVTVMERTNFRYVTSEDLTEGAPNVASIDVSFISLKLILPVLGTLLEEGGDVVALIKPQFEAGREQVGKKGIVRDPKVHKMVLFDMLEFSSKTGYVVEEVTYSPITGGDGNIEFLAHLRWMGEAKGMIRPSVDVEQIVREAHNAH
- the dxs gene encoding 1-deoxy-D-xylulose-5-phosphate synthase, translating into MDLNTIKDPSFLKEYSNEDLEKFAASVRNFLIEKLSVTGGHLGANLGVVELTLALHKLYDSPKDKILFDVGHQSYIHKILTGRTGQFDTLRQYQGLCGFPKRCESEHDVWETGHSSTSLSAAMGMAIARDLKGEDHSILPIIGDGALTGGMALEALNHIGDEKKNVTVILNDNEMSIAQNVGALHNVLGRMRSARKYHWVKDEMEWVLKRIPAVGGKLANAAERLKDSMKYFMLPGMFFEELGFTYYGPVDGHNFEDLMENLQYAKKTEGPVLVHVMTQKGKGYHPAESDQKDKWHGVGPYKIESGEKIKPTDAPPAWSEVISETLRKKARTDNRIAAITPAMILGSKLEKFGEEFPDRLFDVGIAEQHATTVAAGIATQGMKPFLAIYSTFMQRGYDQLVHDVCRQNLNVTFGIDRAGLVGADGETHQGVFDIAFLRHLPNMTIMMPKDENEGQHMVHTAFEYDDGPIAVRYPRGNGLGVEMDEELKALPIGSWEVLQEGTDAAILTFGTTIPMALKASEELRKQGISVKVINARFIKPMDEAMLHDLMKRSMPILTIEEAVLKGGFGSGVLEFAEEQQYYNQVIHRMGVPDRFIEHGSVKELYQEIGLTSENIVTNIKKILPEQKQRA